tttttaacaGGGTAAAAAAGGTTGTAGGACACTACAGAACGAAAGAGCTTAAAATTACTCcagtaattacaatttttaaagcgcAGTCTTTCtaacaaaaaatgaataaaatggaATGAATGTAATCACTAATCAGTTCGTATAAGTTACCTAATATTTAAGTtaggataaaataatatacaacatattatgttCACATCAAAAGCGTTTATTTAaatgcatacaaaaaaatcttatttttactctttttttgtaacatttttttttattttaatcttacaATTCTTGcttacaattataaaaatttggaataaatttccaataaaatcttaGTATTCTATTCATAGATTTTAAGACACCATCATTGTTCGTATCTACCTATATTGTATCTtatttttactctttttttgtaactttttttataaattttaaattttaatcttacaattataaaaatttggaataaatttccaataaaatcttaGTAAATTAATGTCCACGTCATTAAAGTGGCTCGACGGAACAAAGTGGGGTTTTGTTCGGAAagaatatgaaagattttcctacaaaaaaagagcgtgtgtgccgagcacacgtgtcagaactGAATTAAAAAGAAACCAAAATCATCGCCACTCGATGATGTGACGGGATTGCGATGACGTGACCTTGACATTTTAAGTCTCAACGCCTAAAGaattttcacttaaaaaaaataatttcgtgtacatCATCAGAagtatatttaacatttaaatataattaagtctaaaataaaataaacaatgttgTAAGACAATTTtccaacattttttatatggcACTTCAGTGGTAATATAAAgctaattttataacattgaCAAAATAAGGCAGCCTTATCACATGGTAGTGATCACTCCCAGACAACTTGTGCAAATGTGACAAgcttaaaaatagaaatacatacattttttactttagatttttataataacattattctAACAAGTTCataatctatataaaatattaatatatcttTAGGAAGAGGTACATTTGCGCATACAATCAGCATTATAAGACGATTAactttcttcttcttcttcttctaaGTCTTtcctgtatttttattttaatttttactgttTCCTGTACTTTACGTatgaattttgaaaatatatattatgttagcgATTAATAGTGCtgaatttaaaactatattaattaataactttataccaagttgtataaaaaatgtgattcTGAGGTAGATAGGTTcctgaaaaaattaagaatttgCCCTGTTCAAAAAAATTCGAAGGTATGTTCAATATTGCACCAagaattatttgtttgtactcccttaataatataattaccaAACGTAAATCAAtcttaaaacttaattaaattcttatgCATTTAAAATTCCTACTTATATCtttgttttgtgtattttatttgttcaatTAAACAATTCTTATGTAGAAGAAGAGTCCATATCTACATAAATAGATTCATTGGTATCATTGTTTGGAATTTGTTGTCCAGTTTGGTTCGAATAAGTCTCCTGCTGTACGTGCGAAGTATTTCCAACATTTGTTTGCATCTGTTCTTGGTTAGAAAGTGTTTGTGTTTCCATATGAGAACTGTTGCGTGCATCTCTTTGGATTTGATCTCCACTTCTCTGACTGTACCCATACGATTGGGGAAATTGAGAATAAAAGATTGGTGAAGGAATTGGTGGAGGAAAACTATTCTGGAAACGTGTATCTTGCGGCCAATAATTTTGATACTGCACACGTGGTCCCTGATTTATACCATAAAAAGGCCTGGTTGGTATTACGTTGACGTTGATATTAGGATTAGCTCTAACATCAATGCCATTGATGAATATATTGAATGCCTCTGGTCCTCTGGAGAAGGGCGCTTGTTGAAGATAATTTTGTCCTTGAGGATTCAACGTGGGATTCAGTGTGCCATATGGAAATTGTAAGTTTTCTGAATAATGAGCTTCGGTCATTGCATATGCATTAAGTCTGGTTAGATTCACATCATGCGTTCTTGTTACATTAATCTGAGGCTGTGAGACCTGGAAATCCGTAGAAGTTCCAATAGATCGCTGATTTTGTGTCTTATTAGATGTATCGGGTTGCTGCAATTCTGCAGGTGTATCTGTTCCTTTATCTGCTTGGCTTATACAAACAGTTTGGGTGAACTTGTCAGCTAATTCAACTTCATCTTCTTCACCTGAATAAATCAAGTCTTGCAAACATTCATCATCAGACGTGATAGACTTATCAAGAGAAACCTTCTTTTTTGGTTTTGCAGGTTTTACAGAAACAGGATTGATTTTGGGTTTCTTAAATACTGGCTTGGAATCACCTTTTGATGCACGTTTCTTCGTTTCTGATAGAGAAAATGAAGTtctttaaattacataattcgAAATAAAGAGATGCCAAATTGAAatcgttaaaatatattatatatatgtttaaAGTTTTTGCTATCTTTAACGATTCCGATACACCACATCTAAATCTACAAGGCCAGACAAGTCAAGAACAATCAATTAAGATTTCAATCTTcttcatataatattcatCTCATTACCTTTGCGTTCCTTTGTTTCAAACACTttgcaattttcttttaaaaggGAGAGTCTTTTAGCGATAAATTTTTGAGCTTCATCGTAAGTAGCTgaaagttttaatataaacattatttttaaatataatattgactCAATGTATATAATCAACGTAGGTAATATCTATATGTTGCAATAGTGACTATTGTtaaatagatagggaggcgaataggggaattttctgtaatactcgagcgtggcagtttaagatatgagatataccttagacctaatagaacaaccgtgttaactatttagctctatatgtagtgacgcgcgcctaggatagacgatcagattagtaaaaaaaaatcgatagtctgaaatactcgagcgcgtcagattaagatattgggggttgattttagtgttttaagcctaaatttaactaatctgaccataagtccttgacgccgccgagttatagggttgcgaacttgtaaaaaaaaaacgttaatccggcatccTCGaacgcgattgtttttatttttatattgaagaatataatctaaaacttactaaaagtacaaaatctgccggtttccgcatgaccggaagtctggaggagccatttcgtcatccgaaaaacgcgttgcagcatataagtcgcaaactttactttttccaaaaaaaaagtttaaataaacaaaaaaggtaattttattttacaaaaaaaggtctttttttaattttttccaaagttaaaactttttttacttgaagcatcataaaaactcaaactcccggttttttgagtatatctcgaaaactgagggtgttaagaaagattgatatgaaataacgatgattaaaaaaaagaaacccactGTAGGGACACACATGTACAATTCGCTGATCGAGCTTTTTGTATATGTGTGCACCCACATTGTTTCCCTGACgctttttagatttattagaatttaaagTCAGTAGTGCATAACGGCTAGCATAAATAACACTTATGTATTGTGAAGAGTAATAAAGCAGTTGAAGgaaaggttttattatttggGCAACCTTGGGGGCAAAGGCACTACTCAACATTGGTGACCCCGACGTGACCCCCATACGTGACCCCGTATGGGTGCGGTATTGCAACAGCGAGTAAAAGGTAAGTGGATACCCCTAGgatatttttccaaaaaatttTCGCCTACCGAGCAAAAGTATTCTACTTATGATAGGGAATTACTAGCGATTTTTCaagctattaaatattttaggaaATTGTTTGAAGGCCGTCCTTTAACAATATATACAGATCATAAGCCATTATGTCATGCATTTTCTAAAATAGGTAATGACAGTAAAGAAACGCCTAGAAGGACGCgacaattactttttataagtGAATTTACGGTCGACATACAGCATATTAGCGgtaaagataatattgtagCCGATACTTTATCGCGCGTAGAAACAATTGTTTGCCCGACTGTACTCGACTTCAACGAACTTGCTGACTCGCAAGCGAAAGACGAGTACTTGATTAATATGACACGTAGTGGGCATAGCgataataatgtaaagtttaagaaaatgtatttaccGACTTGTAAAAAAGGAGTATATTGCGaagtttcaaataatattattagaccTTATTTAACATagtattttagaaaaattgcTTTCGATAGTGTTCACAATTTAAGTCATCCCGGTATACGTACGACTCGTAAGATGGTcactaaacaatttttttggcCTAGTATGAATAAAGATATAGGGAAATGGACCAAAGCGTGTGTATCATGTCAAAGGTCGAAGATTTCGCGTCACGTTGTTTCGGATATAGGGAAATTCCCGGAAGTTTCGCGATTCGAGCATATCCATGTGGATTTAGTTGGTCCATTGCCGACATCTCCACAGGgatttagatatttattaacaattatagaTAGATGTACGCGTTGGCCTGAAGCATTTCCCGTTAAAGAAATTACTGCAGACGTCGTTGCTAAGCATATTTATGAAGGATGGATAGTTAGGTATGGTTGTCCCGTCCGTATAACTAGCGATCAAGGACGTCAGTTTGAGTcgaatctatttttaaagttaatgtcatttttGGGCATTAATAAAATTCGTACTACACCTTACCACCCACAAAGTAATGGCGCGGTGGAAAGGTGGCATAGATCGTTGAAGGCAGCCCTTATGGCGAGACTGCTTAGTAGTAAAAAAACGTGGTTAGACGAATTACCCACTGTTATGTTAGGGTTGAGAGCAGCAATACGAACTGATAGTAATGTTAGTGCCGCAGAATTGGCCTTCGGTAAAACTTTACGTTTGCCTGGCGAGTTCTACGATAGTTCTACAAATGACTGTGATGTAAACGATCCTTATAGTTTGGTAGAGAAAATCCGTGAAACTATATCTCAGTATCGTCCGACGAGAGATAAGACGAACGCAAAGAAAATATTCGTTTATTCCGATTTACAAAGTTGTAGTCACGTTTTTGTTAGAGATGACGCAGTACACAGGTCTCTAAAACCGCCTTATGATGGTCCTTATCAAGTGTTAGAACGTAGttctaaagtttttaaaatacaatttccgGATAGAGTCGCACGCGTTTCCATTGACAGGTTAAAGCCAGcctttatattaaaagatgATGTTACAGTTGAGAACAATATTGTTCCACATAATACATCTTTATCGAAGTCGGTTGAGCATGCGCCACCCATAAGCGTAACTAGGAGCGGTCGCGTAATCCGACGACCCGTGCGATTTGCGATATAGTACTTTCACACAGTATTTAGCTATTGTCTTTAATTCGAAGTATTATCTGTATTGTatgtaattcaatttattatacttgtgtgttatatacatttttgttagaatgtaagtttatatttgtttacatGTAATATTGCGtcttatacaaatttttatattaattgttcaCTATACAACGttttgaaatatgtaattttatttgtttttaccgtttcatattattgtttaatcatttcattttatgttttacataaatatgattaacattatattgtgcatattttacatttttgtgtaACTATTGCGAAAGAATAAAGTAATACgatagttttgtttttacgCATTGAAGATGCTTATTTAGTATTTCctgtttttgtaataattagtaCTTATTTACTTAGTGAGTTATATCggattacataggtaataatatcGTCACTCATttagcatttttattaaacttgtaTTAATTGTAACATATGGATAAATTCGTGTAGTGAATAGTAAGTGTATTCCgatcaattttaattaggCTAAGCCGTTTAGATGTTACCTATAtcttttattgatataaatttaggAAATATTACGAATTCATATGTGTATTCAGTATTGCATTGTTATctcatttgtattttatggtAATTTCTGTGTTtgtctttgtattttttggagtgtataattattttttttttgaaaaagggGGGAATAATGTAGGGACACACATGTACAATTCGCTGATCGAGCTTTTTGTATATGTGTGCACCCACATTGTTTCCCTGACgctttttagatttattagaatttaaagTCAGTAGTGCATAACGGCTAGCATAAATAACACTTATGTATTGTGAAGAGTAATAAAGCAGTTGAAGgaaaggttttattatttggGCAACCTTGGGGGCAAAGGCACTACTCAAcacccacaaacctttttcggtcagattaagagaacccaccaacatttttgtcagattaagaaaatatgctttcagggtACTgtgataaacctcccctacgaaaatctgacgcgctcgagtatttcaaaaggaccttttttttctgcattttcaaaaatttatcagattagtataccattgttatcagaggcacttggggcatacgtagtatgaatatctgacgcgctcgagaatgcccaagtaactgtttttttttacatttttgaaaatccgtacacttTGAAGACttgaagcttttcttttcgaaattattttctctttcgattttgataagtctcgacgacgccgttgaattacgccatttagctacctcgcctccctatctaaaaCAATATCGATTTAAGTTTGGAAAAacgtatttatatttgaatctatcatttatttataaacacagAAAATGACTCTCTTGTTGGAGCTAAAGCTTCTGTTTATCACACAGTAAGAAGCATAATATTGAATGAATATGTATCTAGGGCATTTTGTTTAACAATCatgactataaaatatataaataaaaaataaaattaagtgcgagtcggactcacAACACTAAGTGTTCCGTCGAAATAAGCCAATGAGCAACtgcaaagaaaaattattgtGACACTAAATGTTTATGATTTATGACCGGGTCAATCAGTGAACGAccttgattttttgttttttagcGACAACAGCCATAGATGAAAATTTCGGACAGTGAATTCAGTCATATGATTCTGATTTTAACCTTcgggtacggaaccctaaaaaggaAAGAAGGACGTTCACGTGTGTGAGCATGGTTGAATATGTGAGCGTGTGTGTTTGAATGAGAGAGAGAAAGAGTGTGTGAGTCATTAGTGAGTTGATACATTGTGCATTTCGCTACTTGTTTTTAAGATCCTTTaagcaatattataaatgcgaaagtttgtatgtctgcatggatgtttgttactctttcacgcaaaaactgctgaaccgattttcataaaatttagcacaaaCATAGAATGTGACTtgtattaacacataggataggatttgttccggaaatcccacaggagcGGAAACTTTGCGGggtttctttgaaaacgcggccGAAGCCGCGGGCCTGAGCTAGTATTAATACATAACATAACTCACGTGTAATTCTCAGCACAAATACTTTATAGGTGTTCCAATTCCTTTTAGCTTTCTCATTTTTTATCACACGAACTTCAGTGACATTATTATCTTCTACTGGGTATGCTACATAATCGGAATCAGGCTTGTTTTTGATCCAGCCGTAGCGTACGCATACCAAAAAATCAGTATTAACACCAGGCAATCTATCTTGAAATTGTATAACACAATACAGATCTTTACTAATGGCGACCATCTGAAAGATTAATGATTCTTATTAGAATAAGGAAAACGCGTGCATATCATTAACATGTGTTTCGTTTTTATAGAAGTCAACATgaaataactatttataagAACAATAACAACTCTACTAGTAATTTTCGGGTCTCATtatgcaatatattattattatcataaaaaaaatatttttcgttgttaaagtCGTCATATATGCAACAGGTTGTTATTATGAATAGACAATCGAATGTAGATCgcaattatcaaaatataagtaaatagacCGAACGATTGCGTCATAGCCAGACACGAATAGTTCGCAAAATAGCACAGACTTACCATAAAGACCACCCCTGCGGAGCCTCTTGCAAATTATAGGCGTAATATAATTCGCTTATCACACTTGCACTCAAAACTGATCCCTTGCACTCATTTATAAACAATCGTAATCAAACAATATGCTTGAAGCTAAGCTTTGTTGCTAAGAAATTAATTGTGCCGAATTTTGTGACGCGCTAGACCGGCGCCGGCGGGAGTTGGGGGAAATGTGGCGCGATCTAGACTGTAGACACCGCGCCTCACTGAGTGTTTTGATCGGTGAcctttataaatgtttaacaaataccgcatttattatatatgttcTTATCAACGGGAGCTCGCCGACTTGACCCGATATCTGTTTAGGGAAAACacgcataaaaataaaaatataattatcgcCTTGTTGTGATTGAAGAGCTTTcataatttgataattaaaaGATCATTATGTCATaagcaaattatatttactgaATAAATTCAAAAGCCCCCACAAAACAATAACGATAATCGACCAGTGAAGGAAGACCCCTATGTTGTATGGCAGCACGTACCTACATTATAGAGTTCACACAGTATCGTGCTCTACTTAAGTCTTCATGAAGTATATTCGTCGTTTCAGGATATCGACCGCGAGTAGGTAATCTAAATTGAACTGAACTGGATTATTGTTTGGTCTATTTCTAATAGAACCTAAGGggatattaatatcatattatacgggtgatttttcaatcctttgTTAAAAGTTATCCACCCAATAAAGAAATGCTCtaggtattaataaaaatagtccCCATCAAGATGAGCTCACACATTTTTGAAACGATTCTTCAATACGATATTCAAGGAATAAGAAATAGCTCTTAAAGATGTACTACTAGATAATTGCTTAATTTCTTTCGtatcataatcataataatatgtacttatatgtCTTGCctacttatacatatatgttttgactaataaatataaaatgatccAAGTTTCTTCAAACATTTTAATCGGCAACATGAAAAAATTGGATTAGCATAAAGTCCCATAGGTATCCTGATTtaaggaaataattaatatatatataatatattcttcaCCTAAAAAGATTAGATTTGAATTAATGAAATCTtgtcttttaattaattaacaaccataatattatgagtaactcttaatctatattttttaaagtgaaacttttatttcatcgtctcaaactttttggtctgtgtagcgcatgtcgcgtgacgcacgatacgtacgataattatcgtacaaatacgataatttttagttaaatgtctatagtgtg
The Colias croceus chromosome 18, ilColCroc2.1 genome window above contains:
- the LOC123699990 gene encoding uncharacterized protein LOC123699990, with the translated sequence MMVAISKDLYCVIQFQDRLPGVNTDFLVCVRYGWIKNKPDSDYVAYPVEDNNVTEVRVIKNEKAKRNWNTYKVFVLRITPTYDEAQKFIAKRLSLLKENCKVFETKERKETKKRASKGDSKPVFKKPKINPVSVKPAKPKKKVSLDKSITSDDECLQDLIYSGEEDEVELADKFTQTVCISQADKGTDTPAELQQPDTSNKTQNQRSIGTSTDFQVSQPQINVTRTHDVNLTRLNAYAMTEAHYSENLQFPYGTLNPTLNPQGQNYLQQAPFSRGPEAFNIFINGIDVRANPNINVNVIPTRPFYGINQGPRVQYQNYWPQDTRFQNSFPPPIPSPIFYSQFPQSYGYSQRSGDQIQRDARNSSHMETQTLSNQEQMQTNVGNTSHVQQETYSNQTGQQIPNNDTNESIYVDMDSSST